In one Prosthecochloris aestuarii DSM 271 genomic region, the following are encoded:
- a CDS encoding ATP-binding protein, giving the protein MNKQYTYPFTAIVGQEQMKLALVLNIITPTLSGVLIRGEKGTAKSTAVRALADILPEIDVISGIPFNLAPDEESDVIRECFAVAGELLPETGTPLLVEKHKVKVVELPVGATEDRVVGTLDLEHALKAGEKRIEPGLLASAHRGILYVDEVNLLDDHVVDVLLDSAAMGVNTIEREGVSFAHPARFTLVGTMNPEEGELRPQLLDRFGLCVHIEGISDPEKRVEVMERRFAFEEDPETFCRAWADESARLVERIAMARKLYSSVSVSRENLMAIAQYCLEVGVDGHRGDIIILKTAKTLAAYDARATVEKQDIDQAAMLALPHRIRRQPLQDIVMDVGSMLKNKACDRVSG; this is encoded by the coding sequence ATGAACAAACAGTACACCTATCCTTTTACCGCTATTGTCGGCCAGGAGCAGATGAAGCTGGCACTCGTTCTCAATATTATTACCCCAACGCTTTCCGGTGTTCTGATCCGTGGAGAGAAAGGAACCGCGAAATCGACTGCGGTCCGTGCTCTTGCCGATATTCTTCCTGAGATCGACGTGATCAGCGGCATTCCATTCAACCTCGCGCCTGATGAAGAGTCTGATGTTATCAGGGAGTGTTTTGCCGTTGCAGGAGAGTTGCTGCCCGAAACAGGGACACCACTGCTCGTCGAAAAGCACAAGGTGAAGGTGGTCGAACTGCCGGTAGGCGCAACAGAAGATCGTGTGGTGGGAACGCTTGACCTCGAGCATGCTCTGAAGGCCGGGGAAAAACGCATTGAGCCGGGTCTGCTTGCCTCGGCTCACCGGGGAATTCTCTACGTCGACGAAGTGAATCTTCTCGATGATCACGTCGTCGATGTGCTGCTCGATTCGGCAGCCATGGGGGTGAATACCATCGAGCGGGAAGGAGTGTCGTTCGCCCATCCGGCCAGGTTCACGCTCGTGGGGACTATGAACCCTGAAGAAGGGGAGCTCCGCCCCCAGCTGCTCGACCGTTTCGGGTTGTGTGTGCACATAGAAGGGATCTCCGATCCTGAGAAAAGGGTAGAGGTCATGGAGAGGCGATTTGCATTCGAGGAGGATCCTGAAACATTCTGCCGTGCCTGGGCTGACGAGTCGGCCCGGCTGGTGGAAAGGATCGCTATGGCACGGAAGCTGTATTCGTCGGTCAGCGTCAGCAGGGAGAACCTGATGGCGATTGCACAGTACTGCCTTGAAGTCGGGGTCGATGGCCATCGCGGGGATATCATTATCCTGAAAACCGCAAAAACACTTGCCGCATACGATGCACGGGCAACGGTGGAAAAACAAGACATCGATCAGGCTGCGATGCTCGCACTTCCTCACCGTATCCGCCGCCAGCCCTTGCAGGATATTGTGATGGATGTTGGTTCCATGCTGAAGAACAAGGCGTGTGATCGGGTTTCGGGCTGA
- a CDS encoding magnesium chelatase subunit D family protein, which produces MHSVLYPFSAVTGQEELKHALLLNAVNPRIGGVVVRGEKGTAKSTTVRALGELLSGQERSPVVTLPLNATEDMVAGGIDFQCTMRDGCRVFQPGLLSRADGGILYVDEVNLLDDHIVDIVLDAAASGENRVEREGISFCHPASFVLVGTMNPEEGELRPQLLDRFGLCVEVHAESIPEQRVELMLRRESFDDDREAFIERFREENQRLAQKITAARDLLPTVSMPGHLRGFISELCRENNVAGHRADLCIEQAARANAAYRESRVVELDDITSVAALVLAHRRRDAELPPPPEPPQPDEEERQEERDERPDERDEQKAEEAEQGDAAEKPQGRGKEPGDEQPEDRQDAAPPEGAEDQDSGDDAEEGSVPEQVFEIAAPFKVRPITSPKDRTMRRGSGKRSRSRVSQKQGRYTKSTMKRRNNDIALDATLRAAAPFQRHRDNRSGMAVILHDQDIREKVREKRLGNLLIFVVDASGSMGARGRMAASKGAVMSLLIDAYQKRDKLALVSFRKNEAVVNLPVTSSVELAGKLLREMPVGGRTPFAAGLVKGYEIARSHLMKEPDARPMVIFVTDGKANKSLGSGKPLDEVFELSRKIALEERIRFLVVDTEEPGLVNFGLARKIAGMLQAEYFKIDDLQADSLVNIVKNATS; this is translated from the coding sequence ATGCATAGCGTACTTTATCCGTTTTCAGCCGTTACAGGCCAGGAAGAGCTGAAACACGCACTGCTTCTCAACGCGGTCAATCCCCGTATCGGCGGTGTGGTTGTCCGGGGGGAAAAGGGGACTGCAAAATCGACAACCGTGCGGGCCCTCGGAGAGCTGCTCTCCGGGCAGGAACGTTCTCCGGTTGTTACCCTGCCGCTCAATGCGACCGAGGATATGGTGGCTGGCGGCATCGACTTTCAATGCACCATGAGAGATGGGTGCCGGGTGTTCCAGCCCGGTCTTCTTTCCCGGGCGGACGGGGGAATTCTGTACGTCGACGAGGTCAACCTGCTCGATGATCACATTGTCGATATCGTGCTCGATGCCGCGGCGTCAGGAGAAAATCGCGTCGAACGGGAGGGTATCTCTTTTTGTCATCCGGCATCTTTTGTGCTGGTGGGGACCATGAACCCCGAAGAGGGGGAGCTCAGGCCCCAGCTGCTGGACCGTTTCGGGTTGTGTGTCGAGGTACATGCTGAGAGCATTCCTGAGCAGCGTGTCGAGCTGATGCTTCGCAGGGAAAGTTTCGACGACGATCGCGAGGCCTTCATCGAGCGTTTCAGGGAAGAGAACCAGCGCCTCGCACAAAAGATTACAGCGGCCCGCGATCTTCTGCCGACTGTCAGCATGCCCGGACATCTGCGAGGATTCATATCCGAACTCTGCAGGGAGAACAATGTTGCCGGGCACCGGGCCGATCTTTGTATCGAGCAGGCTGCACGTGCCAATGCCGCATACAGGGAATCACGGGTGGTTGAACTCGATGACATTACATCAGTCGCCGCCCTTGTTCTCGCTCATCGAAGGAGAGATGCGGAACTCCCACCTCCACCGGAGCCTCCTCAGCCTGATGAAGAAGAGCGTCAGGAGGAGCGTGATGAGCGGCCCGATGAACGCGATGAGCAGAAAGCAGAGGAAGCCGAACAGGGGGATGCGGCAGAAAAGCCCCAGGGACGGGGGAAAGAGCCCGGTGATGAGCAGCCTGAGGACCGGCAGGATGCGGCTCCCCCGGAGGGGGCGGAGGATCAGGATTCCGGTGACGATGCAGAAGAAGGCTCTGTGCCCGAACAGGTTTTTGAAATCGCTGCACCATTCAAGGTTCGTCCGATCACGTCACCCAAAGACCGCACGATGCGTCGCGGTTCCGGTAAACGCTCCCGTTCGCGGGTGTCGCAGAAACAGGGGCGCTATACCAAAAGCACCATGAAGAGGAGAAACAACGATATCGCTCTCGATGCCACTCTCAGGGCGGCAGCTCCTTTTCAGCGTCACCGCGATAACCGCAGTGGCATGGCTGTTATTCTCCACGATCAGGATATCAGAGAAAAGGTCAGGGAGAAACGGCTTGGCAATCTGCTGATTTTTGTCGTCGACGCCAGCGGTTCGATGGGAGCCAGGGGCAGGATGGCGGCATCGAAAGGGGCGGTCATGTCTCTGTTGATCGATGCCTATCAGAAGCGGGACAAGCTGGCTTTGGTCTCGTTCCGTAAAAACGAGGCGGTTGTCAACCTCCCGGTTACGTCGTCGGTGGAGCTTGCGGGCAAGCTGCTCAGGGAGATGCCGGTCGGGGGACGGACGCCGTTTGCGGCGGGACTGGTGAAAGGCTACGAGATAGCCCGCAGTCATCTCATGAAAGAACCCGATGCCCGCCCGATGGTCATTTTCGTGACAGACGGCAAAGCCAACAAATCTTTGGGGAGCGGCAAGCCTCTCGACGAAGTATTCGAGCTTTCGAGAAAAATCGCTCTGGAGGAGCGCATCCGTTTTCTCGTCGTCGACACCGAGGAGCCCGGGCTGGTGAATTTCGGTCTTGCCAGGAAAATTGCCGGTATGCTGCAGGCGGAATACTTCAAGATTGACGACCTGCAGGCAGATTCTCTTGTGAACATTGTAAAAAACGCAACATCATGA
- a CDS encoding TonB-dependent receptor, whose translation MSVLLSVLFLAFLLAVAPSGLSAQQKDEKLVITAEEIRTMNVQKIDDLLNRIPGVKAGDSSVSIRGSSNVKVMLDGRSINDPTSHSGSVKWSMISLEAIERIVVIKGGGSTSYGDNTGGGVIVITSRRSDHFRGTAGGYLGNHGQQKATLDVQGGTERLSAGFSAGYENSDGFTLNDDKRRRRMGARAEYRFSDDFSLFLSGDYNDEHKGLRGYPERRTPNSRKEYDDVSLLFGQDVGAVSGKTWYCVARTLSTDPDRELSASLEVTRAGQSVEGPLSLPLAGNVDSGIGYEWQEASGSSVGKADEEQAWVFMSKTMQLGNGPWFVTAGARGNIYSEYSAAVNPEMKARYRTSKLSVELAYSRASNLPAFRKRFYESSVTKPNPDLQMEKATNYALSLSVVPDSSLSFDASLFYRDIKDRITYVRDLETNTGRYENFGEVTYKGVEVSASWSPSSLFEFTPSYSYLHALNEETGFWLPAKPFHTIMADVVFRPLDGWSFRAVVKYNGKTYVDSQNTRTLAAYTVVDARADYSLGDLTLYCDIDNLLDENYFYVDGYDAPPREWVVGMNYNF comes from the coding sequence ATGAGTGTGTTATTGAGCGTGCTTTTCCTTGCCTTCTTGCTCGCTGTCGCGCCATCGGGGCTTTCCGCGCAGCAGAAGGACGAGAAGCTGGTGATCACGGCAGAGGAAATACGAACGATGAACGTGCAGAAAATCGACGACCTGCTCAACCGCATTCCTGGAGTGAAGGCCGGTGATTCTTCTGTTTCCATTCGGGGTTCGTCGAATGTCAAGGTGATGCTCGACGGCCGTTCGATCAACGATCCTACTTCCCATTCCGGATCGGTGAAATGGTCGATGATTTCTCTTGAAGCCATTGAGCGCATCGTGGTGATAAAAGGGGGTGGCAGTACCTCGTATGGCGACAATACCGGCGGCGGTGTTATCGTGATCACGTCCAGGCGTTCGGATCATTTCAGAGGAACTGCAGGCGGGTACCTGGGTAACCATGGCCAGCAGAAAGCTACTCTCGATGTCCAAGGGGGGACAGAGCGCCTGTCGGCAGGTTTTTCTGCAGGATATGAAAATTCTGACGGGTTCACCCTCAATGACGACAAGAGGCGCCGCCGTATGGGCGCGAGGGCCGAGTACCGGTTTTCCGACGATTTCTCCCTTTTTCTCTCAGGGGATTACAATGACGAGCATAAAGGGTTGAGAGGCTATCCTGAACGGCGAACTCCGAATTCCAGGAAAGAGTATGACGATGTTTCCCTGCTTTTCGGCCAGGATGTCGGGGCTGTTTCGGGAAAGACATGGTATTGTGTTGCCCGTACCCTCAGCACGGACCCGGACAGGGAGCTTTCAGCCTCTCTTGAGGTTACCAGGGCGGGCCAGAGTGTCGAGGGGCCGCTTTCTCTGCCCCTGGCAGGAAATGTCGACAGCGGTATAGGCTATGAATGGCAGGAGGCGTCAGGTTCCAGCGTCGGGAAAGCCGATGAGGAACAGGCGTGGGTATTCATGTCGAAGACGATGCAGTTGGGCAACGGCCCCTGGTTTGTGACGGCGGGTGCGAGAGGAAACATCTATTCCGAATATTCTGCTGCTGTCAATCCTGAAATGAAGGCCCGTTACCGAACGAGCAAGCTTTCCGTCGAGCTTGCATACAGCCGGGCAAGCAATCTTCCTGCGTTCAGAAAACGGTTTTACGAGTCGTCGGTGACAAAACCCAATCCCGATCTCCAGATGGAGAAAGCCACAAACTACGCTCTTTCACTTTCTGTCGTTCCGGATTCTTCGCTCTCGTTCGATGCCTCGCTGTTTTACCGGGATATCAAGGACCGGATCACATACGTGAGAGATCTCGAAACCAATACCGGACGGTACGAAAACTTCGGAGAAGTAACCTACAAGGGGGTCGAGGTTTCAGCGTCCTGGTCACCCTCATCATTGTTTGAATTTACACCGTCTTACAGTTACCTGCATGCGCTGAACGAAGAGACAGGGTTCTGGCTTCCGGCAAAGCCGTTTCATACCATCATGGCGGATGTGGTGTTCAGGCCGCTTGACGGGTGGTCCTTCAGGGCTGTCGTCAAGTATAACGGGAAGACATATGTGGACTCACAGAATACCCGCACCCTGGCGGCGTATACCGTGGTCGATGCGAGAGCTGATTACAGCCTGGGAGATCTGACTCTGTATTGCGACATCGATAACCTGCTTGACGAGAACTATTTCTATGTCGATGGCTACGATGCTCCTCCCAGAGAGTGGGTCGTCGGCATGAACTATAACTTTTAG